From one Bacteroides fragilis NCTC 9343 genomic stretch:
- a CDS encoding PDZ domain-containing protein: MKSQRLGLQPINNYKRVVNPRKKRFHMSSRMNSHGKIIITKIADYESNYIKKAGLLEGDEIVAINEIPIKMITIEENTKLN; the protein is encoded by the coding sequence ATGAAATCACAAAGATTAGGTTTGCAGCCAATAAACAACTACAAACGAGTGGTCAATCCTCGGAAGAAACGATTCCACATGTCATCCCGTATGAATAGCCATGGAAAAATTATTATTACTAAAATTGCCGATTATGAGAGTAATTATATTAAAAAAGCCGGTTTGTTAGAGGGTGATGAAATTGTTGCTATAAATGAAATTCCTATTAAAATGATCACTATAGAAGAGAATACAAAGTTAAATTGA
- a CDS encoding PDZ domain-containing protein, which translates to MKLIIGNGLIKCIVFLFLQATVLGSCTKISKGNKRDARTYFTIDSLDRKIVLPVLFNDSIVSNLAFDSGASLGAFIVDSTFCSAHSSILSNLSPDTIAPYGCAWSVLRMPASMYTIVPTIKVGNSNLIYDKMLVYNWRDYMGGTQSDGLFNIPQNDTVNIWEFNFEHNYMVIHSFQDFIMPKNCILIPFVRGNDKSSLFYVNLPLNIRCADGDTLMLTHTYLVDTGMPQDIALMAQASELSFFSKKKNAVWTQAPSGYYSHHNVNVTLFSGIQLDSLRIYIFDQPNQVPCDYLIGLNFLKRFNVFFDMKSQRLGLQPIKNYERVVNPRKKRFHMSSRMNSHGKIIITKIADYEGNYVKESGLLEGDEIIAINEIPIKMISLEEDAELSRQDTLIYDIVRQGKSYKIPVVIDKKEVQGD; encoded by the coding sequence ATGAAGTTAATTATAGGCAATGGGCTGATAAAGTGTATTGTTTTTCTTTTTTTGCAAGCTACTGTTTTAGGTAGTTGTACGAAAATATCCAAAGGGAATAAAAGAGATGCAAGAACTTACTTTACAATTGATTCTTTAGATAGAAAGATAGTGCTTCCCGTGTTATTTAATGATAGCATTGTTTCAAATTTGGCATTTGATAGTGGGGCTTCTTTGGGAGCTTTTATTGTTGACTCTACTTTTTGTTCAGCTCACTCTTCTATCTTATCGAATTTGTCTCCTGACACTATTGCTCCATATGGGTGTGCATGGTCTGTATTACGTATGCCCGCATCTATGTATACAATTGTTCCGACTATAAAAGTAGGGAATTCCAATTTGATATATGATAAAATGTTAGTTTATAATTGGAGAGATTACATGGGAGGTACTCAATCAGATGGTTTGTTTAATATTCCACAAAATGATACTGTTAATATATGGGAGTTTAACTTTGAACATAATTATATGGTTATCCATTCATTTCAAGATTTTATTATGCCTAAGAATTGTATTCTGATTCCTTTTGTAAGAGGAAATGATAAAAGCTCACTTTTTTATGTTAATCTGCCTTTAAATATTAGATGTGCTGATGGAGACACACTGATGCTTACTCATACTTATCTTGTAGATACAGGTATGCCACAAGACATAGCTCTGATGGCTCAAGCTTCTGAATTGTCCTTTTTTTCTAAGAAAAAGAATGCCGTTTGGACGCAGGCACCATCTGGATATTATAGTCATCATAATGTAAATGTTACTTTGTTTAGTGGCATACAACTTGATTCTTTGCGGATTTATATATTTGATCAACCTAATCAAGTACCTTGTGATTATCTTATTGGTCTGAATTTTCTTAAAAGATTTAATGTTTTTTTCGACATGAAATCACAAAGATTAGGTTTGCAGCCAATAAAGAATTACGAACGAGTGGTCAACCCTCGGAAGAAACGATTCCACATGTCATCCCGTATGAATAGCCATGGAAAAATTATTATTACTAAAATTGCCGATTATGAAGGTAATTATGTTAAAGAATCTGGCTTGTTAGAAGGTGATGAAATTATTGCTATAAATGAAATTCCTATTAAAATGATCTCTTTGGAAGAGGATGCGGAGCTAAGCCGGCAAGACACATTGATATACGATATTGTCCGTCAAGGTAAATCTTATAAGATACCGGTGGTTATTGATAAAAAAGAGGTTCAAGGTGATTGA
- a CDS encoding TIGR04157 family glycosyltransferase has translation MRHIYLINSDSRAAQYGIGTYIIQVINCLSSIDSLRLTVVSMNSEDGILTEKKDNNVRYLTFPKVYDWRSEKEIQRYYRSVAFLLALYVDSSEDNVFHFNYLHHEPLVDLLKKIYPTSQFVLTLHYLNWCFTLKGNIKRLQTVLDKAENDRTEEEKYIYDEYKQEVSFYRKVDRIICLAQYTKMLLNEFYGIEECKLTLIYNGLIDQAIFLDEVERMQRKRDLFFGEGEKLILFVGRLDDIKGVDYLIEAFAKVIKKSSNTRLLIVGDGNYSRYLQMSADIWSRITFIGKISKQKLYEFYQIADVGVMPSFHEQCSYVAIEMMMHGLPLIITNTTGLSEMIHHQNVECRLILKEDQNELRLSVEELSKCLLKIVTDDCWAREVGKLNRCRYKDAFSLEKMRMAFESFYS, from the coding sequence ATGAGGCATATATATTTGATAAATAGTGATAGTCGTGCGGCACAATATGGTATTGGGACATATATAATTCAAGTTATAAACTGTCTTAGCAGTATTGATTCTTTGCGTTTGACTGTAGTTAGTATGAACTCAGAGGATGGGATACTGACTGAAAAAAAAGATAATAATGTTCGTTATCTAACTTTTCCTAAAGTGTATGATTGGAGGAGTGAGAAAGAAATTCAACGATATTATAGAAGTGTTGCTTTCTTGTTGGCATTGTATGTAGATTCAAGTGAAGATAATGTATTTCATTTTAATTATTTACATCATGAACCATTGGTTGACTTGTTGAAGAAAATATATCCTACCAGCCAATTTGTGTTGACTTTACATTATTTGAACTGGTGCTTCACTTTGAAAGGGAATATAAAGAGGTTACAAACCGTTTTGGATAAAGCTGAGAACGATAGAACTGAGGAAGAAAAATACATATATGACGAATATAAGCAAGAAGTATCTTTTTACAGAAAAGTAGATAGGATAATATGCTTGGCTCAATATACTAAGATGTTGCTGAATGAATTTTATGGAATTGAAGAATGTAAACTAACGTTGATATACAATGGTTTAATTGATCAGGCTATCTTCTTGGATGAAGTGGAGAGAATGCAAAGAAAAAGAGATTTATTTTTTGGAGAAGGAGAGAAATTAATTCTATTTGTAGGGCGTTTGGATGATATAAAAGGGGTTGACTATTTGATAGAAGCTTTCGCAAAGGTGATAAAAAAGAGTTCGAACACTCGTTTGTTAATAGTGGGAGACGGGAATTATAGTAGGTATTTACAGATGTCTGCAGACATTTGGAGTAGGATTACTTTTATAGGGAAAATTAGTAAACAGAAATTATATGAATTTTATCAAATTGCAGATGTTGGAGTGATGCCGTCTTTTCATGAGCAATGCAGTTATGTAGCCATAGAAATGATGATGCATGGATTACCATTAATTATCACTAATACCACAGGATTGAGTGAAATGATTCATCATCAAAATGTAGAGTGCAGATTGATATTAAAGGAAGATCAAAATGAATTAAGGTTATCAGTTGAAGAACTGTCGAAATGTTTATTGAAAATAGTAACGGATGATTGTTGGGCGAGAGAGGTTGGTAAGTTAAATAGGTGTCGATATAAAGATGCTTTTTCATTAGAAAAAATGAGGATGGCATTTGAGTCTTTTTATAGTTAA
- a CDS encoding 6-bladed beta-propeller translates to MKNLYLILVLSALVACTGSSQKEKPACVNTPVEPFTGLPVFDLQEQYPEKEIILQDIADVRYVVLETGDSSLVGIRPILMTDSFLVTVNKKSDVIFFDKSGKYLHSFNHTSMSGEEYGDIVSGYCIDEKAREIFIYDGLQSRIQVYGYGGAYRRTLKLPQNRMFASSIFEYDENFLFGEDYRLVDSQIGKYPVNKTPYYKISKKDGKLTSIPITVKERIRDGLSYTVGDGAFGYVSLLMSPVARFGSDILIADYSLDTAYVYRDDHLIPLTVRRNHTSENNIPILATVDVMTGRYLLWYTIVKDIDVKNNRVSDPVSYLYDRFTNEYCRVDLVNRDVVSATNIPAFQMRLSANYHVVPENYAIQYYPAEELIELNGQGKLKGELKEIASKLNDEDNPVLLIAKFKE, encoded by the coding sequence ATGAAAAACCTATATTTGATTTTAGTGCTTAGTGCGTTGGTGGCCTGTACCGGTAGTTCTCAAAAAGAGAAGCCGGCATGTGTAAATACTCCTGTCGAGCCGTTCACCGGATTGCCTGTTTTTGATTTGCAGGAGCAATACCCCGAGAAAGAAATCATTCTTCAGGATATCGCAGATGTAAGATATGTCGTGTTGGAAACAGGTGACAGCTCATTGGTCGGTATCCGTCCCATCCTTATGACGGACAGCTTTCTTGTTACCGTAAACAAGAAAAGTGATGTTATCTTCTTTGACAAGTCAGGAAAATACCTTCATTCTTTTAACCATACAAGCATGAGCGGGGAAGAATATGGAGATATTGTCAGCGGTTATTGCATCGATGAAAAAGCCCGGGAGATATTCATCTATGACGGGTTACAAAGCAGAATTCAGGTGTATGGTTATGGCGGCGCATACAGGCGCACGCTTAAACTGCCGCAAAACCGCATGTTTGCTTCTTCGATATTTGAGTATGATGAAAATTTCCTGTTTGGCGAAGATTATCGCCTTGTCGACTCTCAGATTGGGAAGTATCCTGTTAATAAAACGCCTTATTACAAGATTTCCAAGAAAGACGGGAAATTAACGTCGATTCCCATCACGGTCAAGGAGAGAATAAGGGATGGACTGTCTTATACAGTAGGAGACGGTGCGTTTGGTTATGTAAGTTTATTAATGTCTCCCGTAGCCCGTTTTGGTTCGGATATTCTGATTGCCGATTATTCATTGGATACGGCGTATGTATATCGTGATGACCATTTGATTCCATTGACTGTCCGCCGGAACCATACAAGCGAAAACAATATTCCGATTTTAGCGACGGTTGATGTGATGACCGGCCGTTATTTGCTTTGGTACACGATAGTAAAGGATATAGATGTGAAGAACAACCGTGTTTCTGATCCGGTATCTTATTTGTATGACAGGTTCACTAATGAATATTGCCGGGTCGATCTGGTAAACAGGGATGTAGTGTCCGCTACCAATATTCCGGCATTCCAAATGCGATTGTCCGCCAATTATCATGTAGTGCCTGAAAACTATGCCATACAATATTATCCGGCCGAGGAGCTCATCGAACTTAACGGGCAAGGAAAGTTGAAAGGAGAGTTGAAAGAGATTGCTTCAAAATTGAATGACGAAGATAATCCGGTGTTGCTTATCGCTAAATTTAAGGAATAA
- a CDS encoding tight junction protein ZO-3, with translation MNKGLCSVFLFFIICVSCGYPQQYTEIINGGGKVYFCINPKDRQIVLPVQLNDSITARLGFDTGGQFVLDSMFCATHSSIKHRLFSDAQLRNGSGWANFLVTCSIYSNAPIVRVGKVSLKYDVTQIMNWKWYMNSSSEGMFNIPPNDTMHVWELNFEHNYMEIHLAQNYRMPDNSLIFPLVRKKEYPNLLYVRLPIKMECASSDTLMINRMFMIDTGMAWDIVLMQEANEFSFFNKQEDVVWTKYLNRYHRYCPVDAILADTLRMDSLRVYTFDFINRAPSNYLIGQNFLKRFNVFFDMKHQRIGFQPIPNFTRVVNPLHQRFHILVEKNRYGRWVITRVADSKDNYYKAAGLREGDEIKTVNGKNYEDYLYKNHRLFEKQDTLLYEVIRKEKILKIVVAVNKEEIQGD, from the coding sequence ATGAATAAAGGATTGTGTTCTGTATTTTTGTTTTTCATAATTTGTGTGAGTTGTGGTTATCCTCAACAATATACAGAGATTATAAATGGTGGGGGAAAGGTATATTTTTGTATAAATCCAAAAGATAGGCAGATAGTTTTACCTGTACAATTGAATGACAGTATCACGGCTCGCTTAGGATTTGATACTGGAGGACAATTTGTGTTAGACTCGATGTTTTGTGCAACACATTCTAGTATTAAACATCGTTTGTTTTCAGATGCGCAATTACGAAATGGCTCTGGTTGGGCTAACTTTCTTGTCACTTGTTCTATTTATTCTAATGCCCCAATTGTTAGGGTTGGAAAGGTGTCTTTGAAATATGATGTTACTCAAATTATGAATTGGAAATGGTATATGAATAGTTCTTCAGAAGGAATGTTTAATATCCCTCCTAACGATACTATGCATGTGTGGGAGCTGAACTTTGAGCATAATTATATGGAGATTCATTTGGCGCAGAATTATCGAATGCCTGATAATAGTTTGATATTTCCATTAGTTAGAAAAAAAGAATATCCTAATTTACTCTATGTCAGATTACCTATTAAGATGGAATGTGCTAGTAGTGACACATTAATGATAAATCGTATGTTCATGATAGATACGGGAATGGCTTGGGATATCGTCTTAATGCAAGAAGCTAATGAGTTTTCTTTCTTTAATAAACAGGAGGATGTTGTTTGGACTAAATATCTAAATAGATATCATCGCTATTGTCCTGTAGATGCTATTTTAGCTGATACTTTGAGAATGGATTCATTACGAGTTTATACTTTTGATTTTATTAATAGAGCGCCATCTAATTATTTGATTGGGCAGAATTTTCTTAAAAGATTTAATGTTTTCTTTGATATGAAACATCAAAGAATTGGTTTTCAGCCAATACCTAATTTTACTCGTGTTGTTAATCCTTTGCATCAGCGATTTCATATTTTGGTTGAAAAAAATAGATATGGGAGGTGGGTCATTACTAGGGTCGCTGATTCTAAGGACAATTATTATAAAGCTGCTGGGTTAAGAGAAGGCGATGAAATTAAAACTGTGAATGGAAAAAATTATGAAGATTATCTTTATAAAAATCATCGTTTGTTTGAAAAGCAAGATACATTATTATATGAAGTTATTCGTAAAGAGAAGATTCTTAAAATAGTTGTAGCTGTTAATAAAGAAGAAATACAAGGTGATTGA
- a CDS encoding glycoside hydrolase family protein, giving the protein MHNSLVRELVQAGRRTSCLGLTNGKMGIVIALFRYARLSGELTCEDVGCELLDEIYEHLDSSIPISFGSGLWGIGWGIEYLIQNSYMEGDADEVLKDIDQCAARCIHAYGMSGLSLNNGIVGLGRYILIRIIPTFLKGDTVSSAFLKEYLIYLIDWLEERLEYTNESIDDLLDFLFDLYPTGFYRTKVSVLIEKCMNRYNL; this is encoded by the coding sequence ATGCACAACTCTTTGGTTAGGGAGTTAGTTCAGGCAGGACGTAGAACGTCCTGCTTAGGACTCACCAACGGAAAAATGGGGATTGTCATTGCTCTTTTTCGCTATGCACGCCTTTCCGGTGAGTTGACATGTGAAGATGTTGGTTGTGAACTCCTTGATGAGATTTATGAACATCTTGATTCGTCTATACCTATTTCTTTTGGTAGTGGTTTATGGGGGATTGGTTGGGGGATTGAATATCTGATTCAAAATAGTTATATGGAAGGTGATGCTGATGAAGTCTTAAAGGATATAGATCAATGTGCTGCACGCTGTATACATGCCTATGGTATGTCGGGACTTTCATTAAATAACGGAATTGTAGGTTTAGGACGATATATTCTAATTAGGATTATTCCAACATTTTTGAAAGGTGATACGGTTTCAAGTGCTTTCCTGAAAGAGTATCTTATTTATTTGATTGATTGGTTGGAGGAAAGATTGGAATATACAAACGAATCTATTGATGATTTACTTGATTTTTTGTTTGACTTATACCCTACAGGTTTTTATCGGACAAAAGTATCAGTTTTAATTGAAAAATGTATGAATAGGTACAATCTATGA
- a CDS encoding DUF3244 domain-containing protein, producing MSCRGLVTSKISPELFVFMKTKTYVCDINQFLVIMKSMLFTLLLVVLPLQMMAKTNGSTSPVDLKGLFNDKLQKSIVEDIPIRAEISGSEYLVLSFEAPIMDMTITLYKDGVIVIQKSLSVSSGDTETFDLTLWGVGEYSLKFTTPRGTDVYGDFRLE from the coding sequence ATGTCTTGTCGTGGTCTGGTAACCTCCAAAATAAGTCCTGAACTGTTTGTTTTTATGAAAACAAAAACTTATGTTTGCGATATTAACCAATTTCTAGTGATTATGAAAAGTATGCTATTTACATTATTACTTGTAGTCTTGCCGCTTCAAATGATGGCAAAGACAAACGGAAGCACGAGTCCAGTTGATTTAAAAGGTTTGTTTAATGATAAGCTCCAGAAATCGATCGTTGAAGATATTCCCATTAGAGCTGAAATTTCAGGCTCTGAATACTTGGTTCTTAGTTTTGAAGCTCCTATAATGGATATGACCATTACACTCTATAAAGATGGAGTGATAGTGATACAGAAGTCATTGTCGGTATCTTCTGGAGATACAGAGACTTTTGATCTGACGCTTTGGGGCGTGGGTGAGTATTCCTTAAAGTTTACTACTCCGCGTGGAACTGATGTTTATGGAGATTTCCGGTTGGAATAA
- a CDS encoding TIGR04149 family rSAM-modified RiPP, which yields MKLRKLKLNEASKAELNEREMCRVLGGGTIGCCQCGCNYEGKPGGSSTSANDSANNAHGYTSDGSHPCCSTTDPKPEFPKFPDFPVMPQDALCGATQGHSCGI from the coding sequence ATGAAATTAAGAAAACTGAAACTGAATGAAGCTTCAAAAGCTGAATTGAATGAACGTGAGATGTGTCGTGTTTTGGGAGGTGGTACTATTGGGTGCTGCCAATGTGGTTGCAATTATGAAGGTAAACCCGGTGGTTCTAGTACTAGTGCTAATGATAGTGCCAATAATGCTCATGGGTATACATCAGATGGTTCTCATCCATGTTGTTCTACTACTGACCCCAAACCGGAATTTCCGAAATTTCCGGATTTTCCTGTTATGCCTCAAGATGCTCTTTGTGGGGCGACTCAAGGACACTCGTGTGGTATATGA
- a CDS encoding coiled-coil domain-containing protein yields MKSSYICCVLLFVLFLVSCTDGRSEGQVARLLRQAEMCMEECPDSALVYLHQIPDPEKLTGENQADYCLLLTQAMDKNDLPLSSDSLIQIAVGYYSNKGDAECKAKALFYKGRVFQQQGNLEGATLLYKKAESMIPDLTDYYLVGLIYSYLGHLNRDEEHYKKALFYYEKALPCYRTIQNPTLTASGLQDMAKISVYLGETHRADSLFSEVLSYVPDIDAAWQANIYHNVGVFYMLTNQFGRAEQVVNTSLKLPSTPEDKLRSYAVLATIYTKQNRGDLVDSLWHKALNSENIYTRKAVYASLLNEAVSKQNLQDIEHYVPLYIQSADSVYQLSQAKRIVEVQAKYDQEILIKKNKISRLLLYCFILCLLLLAISLAYVFHVYKRYKRTKERELITQRAELDEGKQIIKEMNDQIERIRKEASTMKEDYNKSLIDLTDEKKSIEQQFALIKQRADDVSQTNNKMEQDLLVLQEQLRKVDDARSELLAELDVYRYFDAEGVISEDCYKAVVTIYKLYNAPLVAFLRDPHLKLTPYESLLCVLSYEHLSTQQMEQKLGKSKNTLNKAIFRIREKLDAKMDLKKNINSLGDFLRTKF; encoded by the coding sequence ATGAAATCATCTTATATCTGCTGCGTATTGTTATTTGTTTTGTTTTTGGTAAGTTGCACCGATGGGCGTTCTGAGGGGCAAGTAGCCCGTTTGTTACGTCAGGCCGAAATGTGTATGGAGGAATGTCCCGATAGTGCTTTAGTGTATCTTCATCAAATACCGGATCCGGAAAAGTTGACGGGAGAAAACCAAGCTGATTATTGCCTACTGTTGACCCAGGCAATGGATAAGAATGATTTACCGTTGAGTTCGGATTCGTTGATACAAATAGCTGTTGGCTATTATTCAAATAAAGGTGATGCGGAGTGTAAAGCTAAAGCTTTGTTTTATAAGGGTAGGGTGTTTCAGCAACAAGGGAACTTAGAGGGTGCTACACTCCTATATAAAAAAGCGGAATCTATGATTCCGGATTTGACTGATTATTATTTAGTAGGATTGATTTACAGCTATCTGGGACATTTGAATAGGGATGAAGAGCATTATAAGAAGGCATTATTTTATTATGAAAAGGCTTTGCCTTGCTATCGAACCATACAAAATCCAACTTTGACGGCTTCCGGATTACAGGATATGGCTAAGATATCTGTCTATTTAGGAGAGACGCATCGGGCAGACTCTCTTTTTAGTGAGGTTTTGTCTTATGTGCCGGATATTGATGCTGCCTGGCAAGCTAATATTTATCATAATGTGGGTGTCTTTTATATGCTCACCAATCAATTTGGTAGAGCGGAACAAGTAGTGAACACTTCTTTGAAATTACCAAGTACTCCGGAGGACAAACTCCGTTCATATGCTGTATTGGCTACAATCTATACAAAACAAAATCGTGGAGATTTAGTTGATTCTTTATGGCATAAAGCCCTGAATTCAGAGAATATTTATACCCGAAAGGCAGTATATGCCTCCTTGCTGAACGAAGCTGTCAGTAAACAGAATCTTCAAGATATAGAACACTATGTGCCGCTTTATATCCAGTCTGCGGATTCTGTTTATCAACTTTCACAAGCAAAGCGCATCGTAGAGGTTCAGGCTAAATACGATCAGGAGATATTAATTAAGAAAAATAAAATTAGCCGATTGTTATTATATTGCTTTATTCTCTGCTTACTTTTACTTGCGATATCTTTGGCTTACGTTTTTCATGTATACAAACGTTATAAAAGGACGAAGGAGCGCGAACTTATTACTCAGAGAGCAGAGTTGGATGAAGGGAAGCAGATTATAAAAGAGATGAATGATCAGATTGAACGAATCCGTAAAGAGGCATCTACAATGAAAGAGGATTATAATAAAAGTCTGATTGATTTGACTGATGAAAAAAAGAGCATTGAACAGCAATTCGCTCTAATTAAACAAAGAGCTGATGATGTGAGTCAAACTAATAACAAAATGGAACAAGACTTACTTGTTTTACAAGAACAGTTGCGGAAGGTTGATGACGCTCGTTCAGAACTATTGGCAGAATTGGACGTTTACCGTTACTTTGATGCTGAGGGAGTGATTTCGGAGGATTGTTATAAAGCTGTGGTTACTATCTATAAACTTTACAATGCTCCATTAGTTGCTTTCCTGCGTGATCCCCATTTGAAGCTTACCCCTTATGAATCGCTTCTTTGTGTACTCTCTTATGAACATCTTTCCACCCAACAAATGGAACAAAAATTAGGGAAAAGCAAGAATACCCTAAATAAAGCAATTTTCCGAATAAGAGAGAAATTGGACGCAAAAATGGATTTAAAAAAGAATATAAATTCTTTGGGAGATTTTTTGCGGACGAAGTTCTGA
- a CDS encoding glycoside hydrolase family protein, with protein sequence MNGQLLRQIANYQILYSACCKDLGLLRGKIGISLFFFHYAHFCGDSLYSDYANELIGDVYDDIRIDTPWGIRNGLLGIGWGLEYFMQKGFVECGSNDILTELDNKIMERDLRRVKDYSFDTGIEGLAWYVLIRLLSSERYLQKPFDKMYLDDLRGVCENVPNKVCHPGISLLLDYLVGKQIDDWYLVVLGKITSQRTGGEKKEALLWVEGLKYLLR encoded by the coding sequence ATGAATGGACAATTATTGAGACAAATAGCTAATTATCAGATACTATATAGTGCCTGTTGTAAGGATTTAGGGCTATTGCGTGGCAAAATAGGCATTTCACTTTTCTTTTTTCATTATGCTCATTTTTGTGGAGATTCGCTTTATAGTGACTATGCAAATGAACTGATTGGGGATGTGTATGATGATATTAGAATAGATACTCCATGGGGGATTCGAAATGGCTTATTAGGAATTGGATGGGGATTAGAGTATTTTATGCAGAAAGGATTTGTTGAATGTGGTTCTAATGATATCTTAACAGAACTTGATAATAAAATAATGGAACGTGACTTACGACGTGTAAAAGACTATTCATTTGATACGGGGATAGAAGGGTTGGCGTGGTATGTGTTAATACGCTTATTGTCATCTGAGAGATATTTGCAGAAACCATTCGATAAGATGTATTTGGATGATTTAAGAGGTGTTTGTGAGAATGTTCCGAATAAAGTCTGCCATCCTGGAATTTCTTTATTGTTAGACTATTTAGTGGGTAAACAAATAGATGATTGGTATCTCGTTGTTCTGGGAAAGATAACGTCACAGAGAACTGGCGGAGAGAAGAAAGAAGCTTTGTTGTGGGTTGAAGGATTAAAATACTTATTGCGATGA
- a CDS encoding TIGR04149 family rSAM-modified RiPP: protein MKLRKLKLNEASKAELNEREMCRVLGGGTPGCCQCGCNYEGKPGGSSTSANDSANNAHGYTSDGSHPCCSTTDPKPEFPEITPPPFWNPQDALCGHF, encoded by the coding sequence ATGAAATTAAGAAAACTAAAACTGAATGAAGCTTCAAAAGCTGAATTGAATGAACGTGAGATGTGTCGTGTTTTGGGAGGTGGTACTCCCGGGTGCTGCCAATGTGGTTGCAATTATGAAGGTAAACCCGGTGGCTCTAGTACTAGTGCTAATGATAGTGCCAATAATGCTCATGGGTATACATCAGATGGTTCTCATCCATGTTGTTCTACTACTGACCCCAAACCGGAATTTCCTGAAATAACACCACCGCCATTTTGGAATCCCCAAGATGCTCTTTGTGGACATTTTTAA
- a CDS encoding galactosyltransferase-related protein: MSYLEQITIGIPVRIDSWERKRNLLALLHYISSSGMRVHVWDAGSEECQFPDDICSKITYTYERDENLVYHKTRYVNLLLREISTPIVAIWDADIIFSLSQLEASIQAIIERKYVMSIPYNGVVKMLSKKQSEAYILSGQRYDHLVSHDDMYARLMWRPSCGGVFVVDREKYLRYGGDNERFISWGPEDAERIRRMEILGESVHWTNGGPLYHLWHPRGENSRYSIEKLAFINRMEFIKVCSMGQNELRAYVKSW; encoded by the coding sequence ATGAGTTATTTGGAGCAAATTACTATTGGAATTCCTGTGAGGATAGACAGTTGGGAGAGGAAGAGAAATCTTTTAGCCTTATTACACTATATATCCTCGTCTGGGATGAGGGTACATGTTTGGGATGCAGGAAGTGAAGAGTGTCAGTTCCCTGATGATATCTGTAGTAAAATTACTTATACTTATGAACGTGATGAAAATTTAGTTTATCACAAAACGAGGTATGTTAACTTATTATTAAGAGAAATTTCTACTCCTATAGTTGCTATTTGGGATGCTGATATTATATTTTCTTTGTCGCAGTTGGAGGCCTCAATACAAGCAATTATAGAACGAAAATATGTGATGAGTATACCATATAATGGAGTGGTAAAAATGCTTTCAAAAAAACAAAGTGAAGCATATATACTTTCTGGACAAAGGTATGATCATTTAGTTTCGCATGATGATATGTATGCTCGTTTGATGTGGCGTCCTTCCTGTGGGGGAGTTTTTGTTGTAGATCGTGAAAAGTATTTGAGATATGGGGGAGATAATGAACGTTTTATCAGTTGGGGACCTGAAGATGCTGAGCGTATTCGAAGGATGGAAATATTGGGAGAATCTGTACATTGGACAAATGGAGGACCATTATACCACTTATGGCATCCTAGGGGAGAGAACTCCAGATATTCTATAGAAAAGTTAGCTTTTATTAATCGAATGGAATTTATAAAAGTTTGTAGCATGGGTCAGAATGAATTACGTGCATATGTTAAATCCTGGTAA